In Borreliella spielmanii, the DNA window GAAAAATTTTCCAACCAACAAAAAATATCCAAATTGCTACAACAAACATCAATATAAATTGATAGTTCTTATCTCAACTTTAAAGTATGTAAACAAAAAATATAAAAAATACACTCAACAAAACATACTCTATTACTTTAATGAAAATCTAAAAAGAAATGGTCAAAATCCCGTTAAGTTAAAGACACTTCAAAAATATCTTTACGAATTAGAAAAAAAATTTAAAGTAACAACTAATTATTACAAACACTTGGGGATAAATTGTGGTACTGAAATTTACTACAAACTTAATTATCCAAAAAAAGAGTGTCACTATATGATAAACAAATACTTCAAAGACAAAAAACATTCTAGATTTGAAAAAAGAGCTGAAATAGGCCTTAAAGACAAATTTAATAAAAATAGGAGTGTAGATTTGGAGGAGTGTTTAAGTAATAAAAATAATAATATAAAAGAAGAAAAGAATAAACAGATAGAAAAGTTTCAAATAATAAAATATGGCAATAAATGTAACTTTAAATGTAAAGAAATTCTTTCTTTTATTTTAAATTTAGATATTAATAAAGACTTGAAAATTAAAATGCTTAAAGTTTCAAAAATCATTGAGATTAAACTACTAAAGCATAAAAATATACATTTTAATAAATCTTACTTTAAAGATAAGCAAAACAAATTAAAAGAAATTCTAGAAAATACAAAAAAACAATTAGAAAAAAAAGGATACAATCCTGAACAATTGGAAACAGAATTTAAAAAAATATATGAAAATTACAAATTAAAACCCCATTTTATCATCGAATATCAAAAATATGATGATTTAAGCAAAATAAAGCGCAAATTAGAAAAATCAATTGAATTAAAAAAAGAAAACCCACAAAAAGATTATGAACATATAAAAACAAACATTTATAATATTCTCATTGAGCAACTAAAAGAAAAGGCGAATATTGAATTTATAAAGCCAATTATAAAAAAATATTTGAATAGCAAAAAGAAATTAGAATATAATAAAGTATTTGGTACATATAATTGTGAATTATTAGAACTAATAAAAAATGAGAATAATTCTTTAATTTTAAAAGAAGTTGTATGAGGATTGAACATGGGAAAAAATATCCCAAACAAGGAATGTTAATAAAATGGATACTAAAAACCCTAAAATAATAACAATTGCGTCAATTAAAGGTGGTGTTGGCAAAAGCACAAGTGCGATAATATTTGCAACTCTTTTGGCACAAAAATATAAAGTATTATTAATAGATATAGATACTCAAGCGTCTACTACTAGTTATTTTTATAAAGAAATTACAAAGCAAAAAATTAATATTGTAAGTAAAAACATATACAGAGTGTTAAAAGAAAAATTAGATATAAATGATGCAATTGTAAATATTAAAGACAATTTAGATCTAATCCCAAGCTATTTAAGTTTACATAAATTTTCAAGCGAATTTATTCCCCTTAAAGAGTTGAGATTAAAAGATAATTTATTTTTTTTAAAACAAAGTTACGATTATATAGTAATAGATACAAATCCCAGTTTAGATTTTACTTTATCAAATGCTTTAATCACTAGTAACTGTATAATAGTTCCAATGACTGCAGAAAAATGGGCTGTAGAAAGTTTGGATTTATTAGAATTTTATATTAAGAATTTAAAAATAAAAATTCCAATTTATGTTCTTATAACAAGATTTAAAAAAAACAATACTCATAAAGAGTTATTAAAACATGTCCAATCCAAAAAAGGATTTTTAGGAATTGTTCATGAAAGAGAAAATTTAAATAAAAAAATTACCGGCAATGATGAATTTGATATGACTCAAGATTATATTAATGAATATGAAGAGGCATTGTCAAAATTTTTTAACATGTATGAAAAATATATTAAAAAAGGTTGTTCACAATCTGAACAATCTTAAAATAAAGGAGCTGCATTATGAAAATTGAATTAAACAAAAGAGTTTTATCAGAAGAAAAAGATCCAGATATTGAAAAAAAAATTATTACTAATGAAGATGCAA includes these proteins:
- a CDS encoding plasmid maintenance protein; this encodes MKNFPTNKKYPNCYNKHQYKLIVLISTLKYVNKKYKKYTQQNILYYFNENLKRNGQNPVKLKTLQKYLYELEKKFKVTTNYYKHLGINCGTEIYYKLNYPKKECHYMINKYFKDKKHSRFEKRAEIGLKDKFNKNRSVDLEECLSNKNNNIKEEKNKQIEKFQIIKYGNKCNFKCKEILSFILNLDINKDLKIKMLKVSKIIEIKLLKHKNIHFNKSYFKDKQNKLKEILENTKKQLEKKGYNPEQLETEFKKIYENYKLKPHFIIEYQKYDDLSKIKRKLEKSIELKKENPQKDYEHIKTNIYNILIEQLKEKANIEFIKPIIKKYLNSKKKLEYNKVFGTYNCELLELIKNENNSLILKEVV
- a CDS encoding ParA family protein, with protein sequence MDTKNPKIITIASIKGGVGKSTSAIIFATLLAQKYKVLLIDIDTQASTTSYFYKEITKQKINIVSKNIYRVLKEKLDINDAIVNIKDNLDLIPSYLSLHKFSSEFIPLKELRLKDNLFFLKQSYDYIVIDTNPSLDFTLSNALITSNCIIVPMTAEKWAVESLDLLEFYIKNLKIKIPIYVLITRFKKNNTHKELLKHVQSKKGFLGIVHERENLNKKITGNDEFDMTQDYINEYEEALSKFFNMYEKYIKKGCSQSEQS